A portion of the Lolium rigidum isolate FL_2022 chromosome 1, APGP_CSIRO_Lrig_0.1, whole genome shotgun sequence genome contains these proteins:
- the LOC124705593 gene encoding wall-associated receptor kinase-like 8: protein MTPEMVLHCESCWRKTMIRTVALVFIQVVATAMAAPIALPGCPETCGDITIPYPFGTRQGCYRQGFDLTCDETRHPPKLSVGGGGGAEVVGISIPDGMVRIRTKMLDTSALQQLNGSWSAGLRPDGPLALSARHNRFVAMGCNLLANLVAHDTFYADNIRIGVCAALCVARTALRPGDSSTTSSCSGVGCCQTPVAQGLPYYTIELNDLAQRPAAASPVPVVHGAAFIADGEWFRGQQTALQLNFLHDPRKVVDSTVVPTVLEWSLSMRGDEDLFVEDTSVSQWKRCISVNSVIVEDVEGNVFGLARCNCSSGYEGNPYLADGCQDIDECQRPNVYPCLQGTCINMPGTYQCATRKSISSLPGLITVIAISAGFGVLFSLLGITKITNKLKKRKAKKLGQKFFKKNHGLLLQQLISSNKDIAERTRIFSLQELEQATNKFDKNRIIGGGGHGMVYKGILSDQRVVAIKKAKIAIEREINQFINEVVILSQTNHRNVVKLFGCCLETEVPLLVYEFISNGTLSNHLHGQLKNPLSWKDRLRMALETARAIAYLHSAASISVYHRDIKCANILLSDTLTAKISDFGASRSIAVDDTGILTAVQGTYGYLDPEYYYSSRLTEKSDVYSFGVILAELLTRVTPVFSAHSSERTSLASHFVSLIRDNRLSDILDPHIVDEGGAREAEVVARIAEACLCLKGEERPTMRQVETALEDVQNSRVQLISQITRVNQNGINEQPYKESKDGEGTRLYSLEKELIQSSEIPR, encoded by the exons ATGACTCCAGAGATGGTGCTGCATTGTGAGAGTTGTTGGAGAAAAACGATGATCCGCACCGTGGCGCTAGTGTTTATTCAGGTCGTAGCGACAGCAATGGCCGCTCCGATCGCCTTGCCTGGTTGCCCGGAGACCTGCGGCGACATCACCATCCCTTACCCGTTCGGTACCCGCCAAGGCTGCTACCGACAGGGCTTCGACCTCACGTGCGACGAGACACGCCATCCGCCGAAGCTGtctgtgggcggcggcggcggcgcggaggtcgtcgGCATCTCGATTCCGGACGGCATGGTGCGGATCCGCACCAAGATGCTCGACACGAGCGCTCTGCAGCAGCTCAACGGCTCGTGGTCCGCCGGCCTGAGGCCCGACGGCCCCCTGGCGCTGTCAGCCAGGCACAACCGCTTCGTCGCCATGGGGTGCAACCTCCTCGCCAATCTCGTCGCGCACGACACCTTCTACGCCGACAACATCCGCATTGGCGTCTGCGCGGCGCTGTGCGTGGCCCGCACCGCGCTGCGGCCGGGggactcctccaccacctcctcatgCTCCGGCGTCGGTTGCTGCCAGACGCCCGTTGCGCAGGGCCTCCCCTACTACACCATCGAGCTGAACGATCTGGCCCAGCGACCTGCTGCCGCCTCCCCGGTACCGGTAGTGCACGGAGCCGCGTTCATCGCTGACGGGGAGTGGTTCAGAGGCCAGCAGACTGCGCTCCAGCTCAACTTCCTCCACGATCCAAGGAAGGTGGTAGATTCCACCGTAGTTCCGACGGTTTTGGAATGGTCGCTGAGTATGCGCGGCGATGAGGACCTCTTCGTGGAGGATACCAGTGTCTCTCAGTGGAAGAGATGCATTAGCGTGAATAGCGTCATCGTCGAAGACGTAGAAGGAAATGTTTTCGGCCTGGCACGGTGCAACTGCTCGAGTGGATATGAGGGGAACCCCTACCTCGCCGATGGATGTCAAG ATATTGATGAATGCCAGAGGCCAAATGTTTATCCATGCCTGCAAGGAACCTGCATTAATATGCCAGGGACATACCAATGCGCAACAAGGAAAAGTATCAGCAGCCTTCCAG GTTTAATTACCGTAATTGCAATAAGTGCTGGCTTTGGCGTACTGTTTTCACTTCTGGGTATTACCAAAATAACCAACAAACTCAAGAAACGAAAAGCAAAGAAGCTGGGACAAAAGTTTTTCAAGAAAAATCATGGATTGCTTCTACAACAGTTAATCTCTTCAAACAAAGATATAGCAGAAAGAACTAGGATTTTCAGTTTGCAAGAGCTTGAGCAAGCAACGAACAAATTTGACAAGAATCGGAtcattggtggtggtggccatgGCATGGTGTATAAAGGAATCTTATCTGATCAGCGTGTTGTGGCCATCAAGAAGGCTAAAATTGCCATTGAAAGGGAAATCAACCAGTTCATAAATGAGGTTGTAATACTTTCACAGACTAACCATAGGAATGTGGTGAAGCTCTTTGGCTGCTGCCTTGAGACAGAAGTTCCTCTACTAGTTTATGAGTTCATATCAAATGGAACTCTCTCAAATCATCTTCACGGCCAACTTAAGAACCCTTTGTCATGGAAAGATAGGCTGAGGATGGCACTGGAAACTGCAAGGGCAATTGCATACCTACACAGTGCTGCTTCCATATCAGTGTATCATAGAGATATCAAATGTGCAAATATACTTCTTTCTGATACTTTAACAGCAAAAATATCTGATTTTGGAGCTTCAAGGTCAATTGCAGTAGATGACACAGGAATACTGACAGCCGTTCAGGGGACTTACGGTTACCTTGATCCTGAATACTACTACAGCAGTCGACTCACAGAGAAGAGCGATGTTTACAGCTTTGGAGTAATACTCGCGGAACTACTAACAAGGGTGACACCAGTTTTTTCTGCTCATTCGTCAGAAAGAACAAGCCTAGCATCACATTTTGTATCACTGATAAGAGACAATCGCTTGTCAGATATTCTGGATCCACACATTGTTGATGAGGGAGGTGCTAGAGAAGCTGAAGTTGTTGCAAGAATTGCGGAAGCATGCTTATgcttaaaaggtgaagaaaggccTACAATGAGGCAAGTGGAGACAGCACTTGAAGATGTGCAGAACTCAAGGGTCCAACTCATTTCTCAGATTACGAGAGTGAACCAGAATGGTATAAATGAACAGCCATACAAGGAAAGCAAAGACGGTGAAGGAACTAGACTGTACAGCTTGGAAAAGGAGCTTATCCAGTCATCTGAAATTCCAAGATAA